The window CGGCGGCCGGGCGCAGGGCCGGGGCGACCACGTGCCAGTAGACCCGCCAGGTGGAGCAGCCGTCGACCCGGGCCGCCTCGATCAGCTCGTTCGGGACCGCCTGTTCGGCGTACTGGCGCATCATGAAGATCCCGAAGCCGCCGATCAGGAACGGTACGGTCACCGACGGCATGGTGTTGAGCCACTCGAGCTTCGCCATCAGGATGTAGAGCGGGAGCACCCCGAGTTGGATCGGCACCATCATCGAGGCGAGGATGATCAGGAGCAGCGCGTTCTTGCCCTTGAACCGCAGCTTGGCGAAGGCGAAGCCGGCGAGCGAGCCGAAGAAGACGGTGGCGATGGTGATCGTGCCGGAGACGAGGAACGAGTTCATCAGCCCCTTGACGATGTTCGCGTCCCCGTTGGCGAGCACCCGTTCGATGTTCTCGCCGAGCTTGCCACCGGGCAGGAACGGCGGTGGCCAGGAGTTGGCCGCGTCGTTCGTACGCGAGGCGATGACGATCATCCAGTAGAACGGGAAGAGCGACAGGATCACCGCGAAGACCAGGCCGACCCAGGTCAGCGGGCTGGCCTTCCACAGCCGCTCGGCACGGTTGCGGGGCGGGCGCCCCTTGGGCGGGGTGAGTGGCGAGGGCCGGGGCCCGAGCGTCGTCGTAGTCATCGTCGGGTCCTCACTTGTCCGAGCTGATGCGGCGGGCCAACAGGTAGTTGATCGCCGACATGGCCGCGATCAGCACGAAGAGCACGAGCGCCACCGCACCGGCGTACCCCCACCGGAACCGGGTGTTCATGACGTCGAGCAGGTACATGGTGATCGTCTGGAACTGACCCTGCGAGCCGCCGGAGATGCCGCCGGAACCGCTGGTGAACAGCAGCGGTTCGGTGAAGAGCTGGAGACCGCCGATGGTCGAGATGATCAGCGTGAAGATGATCGTCGGGCGGAGCTGCGGGATGGTGATCGACCAGAACTG of the Micromonospora sp. NBC_01796 genome contains:
- a CDS encoding carbohydrate ABC transporter permease, translated to MTTTTLGPRPSPLTPPKGRPPRNRAERLWKASPLTWVGLVFAVILSLFPFYWMIVIASRTNDAANSWPPPFLPGGKLGENIERVLANGDANIVKGLMNSFLVSGTITIATVFFGSLAGFAFAKLRFKGKNALLLIILASMMVPIQLGVLPLYILMAKLEWLNTMPSVTVPFLIGGFGIFMMRQYAEQAVPNELIEAARVDGCSTWRVYWHVVAPALRPAAAVLGLLTFMEQWNQFFWPFVVLADPANPTVQISLRSLNSAYFADNSQIFAGTLIATLPLFVVFVLFGRQIIGGIMEGAVKS